From Symphalangus syndactylus isolate Jambi chromosome 5, NHGRI_mSymSyn1-v2.1_pri, whole genome shotgun sequence:
CAGGTGGTCCATAAAGCTGATCTGGAGCCAAAATATTGTGGTCATATCTCGGCAGTGACCTGCCCTCAGGTGGCATTTTCAAGTCATGGAGAAGGCGGAGGGGAGTACTGGCGTGGGCCAGCTTCTCCATGACTTCCTGCAGGGCCCGGTGGGTCTCCCCACTCACAGACTCGCCCCCAGTCCCTGGGGCTGGGACCACTGCCTCTGGCTCCTTCTGGGCCGAGGCCACAGGTGAGCCAGGCGCTGGCAGCACACCCTCTGCTCTTTCACCTGCTCTCGTAACCATGCCTGCTCCTCCTGGGCAGTGGCTCCAGTGGCCTTGAAAAATGCCACCTGAGGGCAAGACGTGAGCATTCTTGTAGGGGCATACACAGAAGAAATGGGGCAGAGAGGTGGAGCGCTGCCCCTTCCCTTGGGGCCTCAGAGTGCACCTGTTGGTCACAGGTAAAATGGTGTCTGACCACTGGCTCTCGGAAGGGGTGAAGGTCCAGAGAAATCAGAAGGAAGGGAATCTAAGAGCATAAAGGGGTCTTGAAGGGACCACAGAGGAAGGTGGCAAAGTGGGTGCAGGAGGAGTCAGGCTCACCGTGGCCTCCCCGCTCTCCAGGTCCTCTGGGACGCTCAGCATGGACCGAGGTTCTCCTCCATCTCCTGTGGGGGGTGGCCAGAGGGGTCCTCAGACAACCCAACAAGGGAGGTACCGTGGGCCCACCTCTACCTCTACCCTCACTGTGTAACCCTGAGCCAGCCCCTCCCCAGAGAGGAATGAGctgctgttctttatttttacttttaagaatcAAGATCTTGCTATTCCGCCCAGGCACACTCCCACTACTGGTCGATGTGGGAGTTCTGACCTGCTCCCTTTCTGACCTGGGCCAGTTCAGCCATCCTTAGGCAACTTGGTGGCCCCTGCTCACAGGAGGTCACCACACTGATGCCAGACTTAGTGCAGGCACCCGGTCGGCATAGTGACCAGCTGTTCTAAAGGTCTCTTCCAACTCCTCAATCCTATGCTGCTAACAGTCCCCCCTTCCTCCTGgggctctctcctcttcctctgagcGGTCTCCCGTACCTTCCCCAGGTAGAACCATGAGGCCCAACTGGGTTGTTAGCTGCTGGTTCTGCTTGCTGGCAGCTTCCAGGTGCTCCTAAGGGGCCAGGAAAGAGTGAGAAGGGACGAAGTTTGCCAAGTCTTCCCTCTCACGGCCCCATCCTCAGCAGCTCCCTCCCCTGGGTCTCCTGCAACTTTTGGCGGGCCATCTTGGCCACCGCTTTGCCCCAAGtttcctgctgctgcagctggtTCATTAGCTGGGTCTGCTGCAGTCACTGCCTGTGCAGCACCTCCTTCTCAGAGGTCAGCTGCTGATAGGTGGCCACCTGCTGCTGATAGGTGGCCACGTACTGCTGCAGGTGACCCAGGTAAAGGTCTGGCTGCTCCTGCAGACTCTGAGCCTCTTGGCTCTTCAGCTCCACCTGCAGGAAGACCCTGGGTGTGTGGGCACGTGGTGGCTGGTTTCCAGATTCTGGGCCCATTAATAGGGTAGCGAGAGCACTGTGGGGGCTCTGTCGGCTGCCCAGGCCCCTGTCTCCTTACTCCAGGCCTAAGTGACTGCCTCGCTTTCCTAGAACCCcatgcctccttccccagcctcaaatCTCATACCctcttctcatttaatcctcagcacCTGTGTAAGGAAAATGCTGACTTCCTTTTGAagttaaagaaacagagactTAGAGATGCAAAGTACTTGAATGGTGACCAGTGGAACGGAGGCTGGAATCCAGTTTTAATGTAAGgagtctttctgttttgttttgagacaacagtgtcactctgtggcccaggctggagtgcagtggtgcaatctcagctcactgcaacctccacctcctgggttgaagcaattctcgtgcctcagcctcctgagtaggtggaattacaggcatgtgaaccatgccccgctaatttttttttttttgtaattttagtagagatgaggttttaccacattggccaggctgatctcaatctcccgacctcaagtgattctcctgcctcagcctcccaaagtgctgggattataggcatgagccactgcgcctggcataaGGAGCCTGTTATACCACTGTCTCTTCCTCTGTGATTGGGGGGCTCCATGCCTCTAGCTGGGATGATGATGTCCAGACCTGGGAGAAGCCCAGGGCTACCCACCTCTAAAAGTCAGAGGGCAGGAAGCAAGAAACAGCCACAGGAATGCCCTGGGGGGTGCTGTGGTCAccagcccccaggctggagctgcctctggcctggcacctcccctccccagaggctaGTGCCCGCCTCCCAGCCCTTCTTGGATGGGGTGGAGGTTTCCGTCTCCTTCATCTCGTCCAGCTTCTCCTGTAGCTCCTTTACTTGCTGCTCCAAACACAGGGTGctcttgttctcattgttcaggacAGAGAGAAGCAATCAGCAACCACCCACTGCAGCTGGAGACCCCAGAACTTGGTGTCTGCCTCCCATGGCACCAGGAAGGGTGGAGGCAGGTTAGAAAAATCATCCCCTCTCTCCCACAGCCACCTGGTTCACAGGTGCCTTTAGAAGTAACATTTCACGTGAGGGCTACACTGCCCTGTTTTAGAGGTGGGGAAACAAAGGCCCGGAGGGCTAGGGTGGAGGGCAGGCTCCCCAGCTGGGGCAACGCACCAGCTCCTCGAAGACGCTCTGTGGCTTGGCCAGCTGCTGAAGCCTCTCCTGCTGTTCCTGAAGCTTCTCCTCCTGCTTCTGAAGCCTCTCTTCTTGGACCCGGTTCAGGAAACTTATGCGCTGATTCTTTTCGACCTGGGCCTGGAGCTCTCCTGCCACTCTCTCGAGTTCCTTCCTCAGGTGCTGCAGCTCCACCTGAGAGGGCACTGCTGGGGGCTCCGGGGGCAGGGGTTCAGCTGAGAAAGGAAGCAGACAATAAGGGCCTCcggattctcaaaaaaaaaaaaaaaaaaaaacccttctcttGGCGCACAGCTCCTCTCACGCTCCTCAAACATGGCCTCACTGCTAATGATTCCTCACGCCCAGATGGTAGCCAATCTTCCAAGCCACTTTCAGAAAGAGAGCACTGTGGGTGGCTGACAATGGGCTCTCTTTGTTGATGGGGACACTGGGGCTAATGGAGATGACAAGACTTGCCGTCTCCTGGCACAGAcctctttccctctgcctcaaagcccttccatccacccacctccctgAGGCATTCTAAGCCACCCGCACAGCCCTCTGATGCCAGTCCTGCTCCCGGGTCACGCCAGCCCCATCTTACCCGTCTGTTTTTGCAGTTCGGACAGCCTCTCCAGCTCCTCTACCCACTGCATATAatgattattttccttcttcaatTTGTCTACCTGGCCAAAGCACAGGGGAAAGGGACCTGGAGAGAGGGGCTGGTGGCTGGGCAGGCTGCTAtctccctctctgcccccacctccacaAAGCCCAGACCCATGACCACCTCTGGCtgtactattcccattttacagatgcccaGAAAGATCCAGTGACCTATCTAAGGTGGGGGGTCTGAAGGGTCAGAACTCACTTCCTGCGACATTTGTGTCATCCTCTGCTGCCACCGGGCCTTCTCTCCTTTTAGACACTGAGCATATTCGTCTCGCTCTGATAGGCCTTGTTTAAATGTCTCCTTCAACTGCAAGAATGGGCACAGAAGTTAGGAAGGGCTGTCACTGGTCCTCACCTGCTCCTGGCCACCTGGGGTCATCTTCCTTCCACATCCCTCCCTCTGCAAAACCTCACCTGTGTCAGCTGTGCCTTGAGCAGTGCCTGGTCCTGTAGGGACTGCTGTAACATCCTCTCCATACGTGCTCTACTGTGGCTCAAGAACTGGATGGTGAAGAGTGAGAAGTTTCAATCTGGAGAGCCCGGAACATTCCACACAGTGCCCCTTAAAAGGGCTAGGGCTAGGCCCAATATACAACTCGGCCAGTAAAGATCAAGGCATTTCCAAGCCTGTGGTGTGGTTTTTAAAAGAACTCAGTAAAGTTGGAAAGGACAGGGAATGATATTTAATTTATAGCTGgctaacagaggcccagagagatcagaaaatattgctattgttattactgttattattaccaCTCTTTGAACCTTTATGGAGTGCTTCACCAGGTACCATGCTAGTgattccatttaatcctcacaaccaccacaGGAGACAGTTACTATGATTACCTCTATTGTGTAGATGAAAAAACATGGAGTATTTGAGGTTAAGTGCTTGCCTAAGATCACTtaggtagagctgggatttaaacacCCAGGTCTATCCAATTCTCTAAGCCCATTTTTCTTGCTGGGGATGGGGGCACAGATAGGAAGGGGAAAATTAATCTTTTGTTCACTTTTTGAAAGGATGATACATTCGCATAGTCCAAAACTCAGAAGGTACAGAAGGGAAGTATCTCCCAGCCATCTTGTTGCTCTCTCCTGAATTTTTTATGAACGCTTGCAGacacattttatgtatattatcatAGTATgtacacaaacacgcacacacacacacatttcccctCTCTACAGAAATGGTAACATACTAAAGGTACTCTTCTGTACCTTCACAGTACAAGTACCCAATACCCCACCTAggacttgcccaagaccacagcCAGGTAAGGGTGGGGCAGGCACTTGGCCTCCAAGCTCTGTGTCCAGTGCTCGCTCCCCAGTGCCCCCCAACTCACCCACAGCAGCTGACTCAGCCCCATGCTGCCTCTAACAACCATAAACAAAAGCAGCGagaaatggccatgctgccttcTGGGCAGGACACTCCATCCTGCAGAAGGGACTTTTAGGCTCACTCCTCCATCTGTGAAGCTGGGCTCCCAGGGGACGGGGCAGGTGGTTGGACTCACCCCATCCAGCTTCTTATTCTGTGTGGCGGCGACAGCAGAGAGAACCCGCTCTAATTCTTCTTTACGCTGCAATGAACATTGCAGCTGGCCTGCCAGATCCTTGGACTGTTCTGTAATGAGAGTTGAGATGAGGCCCAAAGGACTCCCCCGAAGACCTGTCAAAGTGCCAGGTTGAAGGATGACAGGGTGCCCAGATTCCCACCTTCAAAGTATCTGAGAGAACGTTTTGTGTGGGATATGTCCGTATGCAGTTTCTTTTTCTCGGTGTTCAATATCTTGATTTGAACCTTTGGGAGAAAAACCAAGCAagtgctgaaagagaaggaaagaaacattctCGGGAGGACAGGAGGAAACTTCACACCCTCCACTCACTTCTAGCCCCCTTTTGGCTTGGTGTCtcctgttgttttctttcttttcctgtaggaagaggaagacagagctcTTACCAGGGGGAGGCAGATGGCACAGCAAGAGACACGCCCCCAGAATGCCACCAATGCCCCAGGACAGGCCCACCCATGGGACCAGGTTATGAGAGGCCCTGTGGGGATGGGGTGGAATGTGAGGAGTGAgccttcttccccaggctgggaGTGGGTGAGATGAGACTGAGGCCTCTATGTCTGAGTGCCCCCCAAACCCAGCAGTCATGTCGCAAGGAAAGGAAATCACGTTACTTTTTCCAGCTGATGTTCCAGGTCTTTCTTCTGTTGTTTCTGTGGGGAGAGTCAAATTAAGGTGATGGAGTGTGGCCCCCTCAACTCTATTCCCCAGACCAGGAAGCCGTAGGCAGAGGCCAGGAATGGATTTTAAAGGCAAAGTTCTCAGACATAATGGGAACATGAACCGGTAAAGTCTcctcaagctcccaaggacagaggatttgtgtcttttttggtttttgccCACAGCCACAGAACTCAAAGTCTGAATCAGGACTCTCTTGAGAGGACAGTAACATAAACCCCTAGAGATGGAGTTTGAGAAAGGCCCCTCCTTCTGGCAGCTTGTGATTTAGAAAGTGcgttcattcaataaacatttactgagcacgtaCGGGCCAGGTATGGTTCTTCACAGCAGATATAGGATGGAAAAGGACAGACAGGAGCCCTTGGCCCTGAGGTTTCCATTCTAGGGGGTCTTTAAATCTCGGACTCTCAGAGCTAACAGAGATCTTTGATACTCACTACCTCCTCTGGAAACACAAGCCCAAAAAGGAGAGGTGGCTTGTCCAGAATCGAAGATCAAATTGGGGACTGAGTCACAGCACAAATACAGGGCCCCTGA
This genomic window contains:
- the LOC129482588 gene encoding golgin subfamily A member 8M-like isoform X3; protein product: MAEETRQSKSAAAKKKFKAYSQKNSPRVPTGAKRNRKTNGSIPEAATSRGCQSPGDSATAFHGEGPTSSTTLKDLESSCQEPAVVRDSRSIKINLLKNTIKSLKQQKKDLEHQLEKEKKENNRRHQAKRGLEVQIKILNTEKKKLHTDISHTKRSLRYFEEQSKDLAGQLQCSLQRKEELERVLSAVAATQNKKLDGFLSHSRARMERMLQQSLQDQALLKAQLTQLKETFKQGLSERDEYAQCLKGEKARWQQRMTQMSQEVDKLKKENNHYMQWVEELERLSELQKQTAEPLPPEPPAVPSQVELQHLRKELERVAGELQAQVEKNQRISFLNRVQEERLQKQEEKLQEQQERLQQLAKPQSVFEELNNENKSTLCLEQQVKELQEKLGKEHLEAASKQNQQLTTQLGLMVLPGEGAGSGLHSEGRGEPRSMLSVPEDLESGEATISFMDHLEEKADLSELVKKQEIRCHQKIHHLLKEPGRHAKDAALGGGDHEAGPGQGGDEGEAAGAAADGIGACGNYNNGHRKFLAAAQNPAGEPGPGTPAPQELGAADKHGDLCEVSLTTSAQGEAREGPPCDNPTAQPIVRDHQEHPGLGSIGCLPFFCWAWLPRRRR
- the LOC129482588 gene encoding golgin subfamily A member 8M-like isoform X1, which gives rise to MLGRLVLEILTSGDPPTLASQNAGITGMSHHAQPIYADSLRFKAYSQKNSPRVPTGAKRNRKTNGSIPEAATSRGCQSPGDSATAFHGEGPTSSTTLKDLESSCQEPAVVRDSRSIKINLLKNTIKSLKQQKKDLEHQLEKEKKENNRRHQAKRGLEVQIKILNTEKKKLHTDISHTKRSLRYFEEQSKDLAGQLQCSLQRKEELERVLSAVAATQNKKLDGFLSHSRARMERMLQQSLQDQALLKAQLTQLKETFKQGLSERDEYAQCLKGEKARWQQRMTQMSQEVDKLKKENNHYMQWVEELERLSELQKQTAEPLPPEPPAVPSQVELQHLRKELERVAGELQAQVEKNQRISFLNRVQEERLQKQEEKLQEQQERLQQLAKPQSVFEELEHLEAASKQNQQLTTQLGLMVLPGEGDGGEPRSMLSVPEDLESGEATISFMDHLEEKADLSELVKKQEIRCHQKIHHLLKEPGRHAKDAALGGGDHEAGPGQGGDEGEAAGAAADGIGACGNYNNGHRKFLAAAQNPAGEPGPGTPAPQELGAADKHGDLCEVSLTTSAQGEAREGPPCDNPTAQPIVRDHQEHPGLGSIGCLPFFCWAWLPRRRR
- the LOC129482588 gene encoding golgin subfamily A member 8M-like isoform X2; its protein translation is MAEETRQSKSAAAKKKFKAYSQKNSPRVPTGAKRNRKTNGSIPEAATSRGCQSPGDSATAFHGEGPTSSTTLKDLESSCQEPAVVRDSRSIKINLLKNTIKSLKQQKKDLEHQLEKEKKENNRRHQAKRGLEVQIKILNTEKKKLHTDISHTKRSLRYFEEQSKDLAGQLQCSLQRKEELERVLSAVAATQNKKLDGFLSHSRARMERMLQQSLQDQALLKAQLTQLKETFKQGLSERDEYAQCLKGEKARWQQRMTQMSQEVDKLKKENNHYMQWVEELERLSELQKQTAEPLPPEPPAVPSQVELQHLRKELERVAGELQAQVEKNQRISFLNRVQEERLQKQEEKLQEQQERLQQLAKPQSVFEELNNENKSTLCLEQQVKELQEKLDEEHLEAASKQNQQLTTQLGLMVLPGEGDGGEPRSMLSVPEDLESGEATISFMDHLEEKADLSELVKKQEIRCHQKIHHLLKEPGRHAKDAALGGGDHEAGPGQGGDEGEAAGAAADGIGACGNYNNGHRKFLAAAQNPAGEPGPGTPAPQELGAADKHGDLCEVSLTTSAQGEAREGPPCDNPTAQPIVRDHQEHPGLGSIGCLPFFCWAWLPRRRR